GACTTTGTTGAGCAGACCAACCACCGCTTAAAATTCGTCAACAAAGAGCGTTCTGCTAAAAATAAGCAAATTTACTGCAGCGAACTTTCTGATGAACAAATCAGCACAATTAAAAACTTAGCTTCCACACCACACATCACCGTGACCCAGTTCATGGATGCTCTTTCCCAGGAATTAAAATGCTATCCAATGTTCTGGGCCCCTTGGGGTAAACAGAATTTGGGTGGCCTCGTGTTCAACAGCAAGGCATCAATGATGGATCTGCTTTTAGTTAACGACGTGCTCATCGATTTGAATGAAGGCCAAGTGCCAAATAGCGATGAGTTGTTACTCAATTTCTACAGTCATTTTCCTTTCTAAGCTCTTCTAATAGCGGCTCACGCACCTTGTTGACGTGAGCCACACTTCGTACGCTTGACATTACAAACTTGGCCTCGCTAGATTTAGACTGTGAACTCACCTCAGATACGCATCCTATTAGCAGAAGATAACGACACCGACGCTTTGATTACAGAGCGTACTCTTACTAAGAGCGGGTTTTCCGTTACCAGAGTGAGAAATGGCGTTGAAGCACTGCAAGTCTTTCGCACAGAGAAGTTCGATCTTCTGATTACGGACCTTTTCATGCCCGGCAAGAATGGCATAGAATTGATCAGTGATCTGCGACAAGAAGGGACTGCTTTTAGATCGATCGTCCTTACGGCAAGTAAAGAAGACGAATCGCTTCTAAGAAGTCTAAATGTGGGTGCTATGGACTTTATCCAAAAGCCTATCAATCCTCATATCTTTTTAGCAAAGATCCAGCTGATTTTAAAACAACAGCCGATTTAATGCCTCGTGTGGAGAGCCTTTTAGTGAAATTGATGAACTTGGTTCTGGCATTTCTATTTGTTTCTATTTCATCTTACGCATCGGTGGATGTCGTGACTGGCCTTTCATCTGAAGAAACCGTGGACCTTTATAAGGGCTATCGCGTGGATGCTGATTTTTATAAATCAGTAGATGATAGCGTTCTAAGAAATCTTCGCGCAGGACTTCACTATCTTGCAGGGTCTTATGAAAACAATGGCCCTACGATTTCAAATCTTTCGACGACTGCGGGCTTTACGCTAGCTCAAGACACTTGGTACTGGGAAAACGATCTTGAAGTCAGCCAGAATGACAAACGCAAACCATATTGGTCGACACAAACCCAGATCTTCACGGCCCTGCCTTCATCAGAACTGGGCGTAGGCTACCGCGAAGCCCAATTTTCAGCCCAAGATCTTAAATTGTTTTTACTAACTTATCGCTATTACCTTGGTGATAAAAGTTTTGTTGCAGCGACAGCTTACCTGTCTGCTTCCAACGATGATCTTAACGCCTACCGCATCAGCTTAAAATTAGCGCCGTTGTTTCAACGATTTTTCACAGAGATGTCCTATGCTTGGGGGCGTAGCCTAGAAGATGTGGGTGTTGAACAAGATTTTAAAACTCTTTACCTAGGTGCCGGATTTTCTGCAACCGATCGACTGGATATCAGCGTGAACTTCACTCGTTCGTGGGGCGAGCTGATTGATCAAAACTATTACGGTGTCGTGGGCTTGTGGAAATTTTAAAGGTTCTAACTGAATCCCATCACTTATTTTTAACTTTATTGATCATTCTTGAACTGATCGTA
This is a stretch of genomic DNA from Bdellovibrio reynosensis. It encodes these proteins:
- a CDS encoding response regulator, which produces MNSPQIRILLAEDNDTDALITERTLTKSGFSVTRVRNGVEALQVFRTEKFDLLITDLFMPGKNGIELISDLRQEGTAFRSIVLTASKEDESLLRSLNVGAMDFIQKPINPHIFLAKIQLILKQQPI